The genome window AAACCTTATCGAAGAGAAGAGTCATCAGTTATCACAGATTGTTGAACAAAGTCCGGTGGCGATAGCAACGACGGATTTATCCGGTCATATCGATTATGTTAACCAAAAATTTATTCGTGATTGCGGTTATTCAAAAGAGGAGCTAATTGGTAGTCAACCGAGCTTATTAACCGATGATTCGCTGGATGCTAGGGTTTACCATCAAGTGGTTGCTAGTGTTGCCCGAGGAAAAACGTGGATAGGAGAACTTTATACTAAAAGTAAAAATGGTGAAAAATTTTGGGAGCGAGTGCATCTTTATCCAATAAAAAATGTGCAGGGCAGTATCGTGAATTATGTCGCAATTAAGGAAAATATTACTGAACTAAAGGAAGATGAAAAGCAGCTTAGGTTGGCGTCAACGGTATTTCAAACCGCAACAGAAGGGGTGATGATTTCAGATGCAGACAATATTATTGTGGCGGTTAATGATGCCTTCACGCAAATTACCGGCTTTTCTCAGCAGGAAGTGTTAGGCAAGAAACCCTCGATTTTAAGCTCCGGTCATCACGACGATGCATTTTATCAACAGATGCAACAAACCCTTGATGCTAAAGATAGCTGGCAGGGAGAAATATGTAATCGCCGTAAAGACGGTGAAATTTATTATGAATGGTTATCGATCACTGCAATCAGAGATGAGCGTGGTGAGCTGGAAGCTTATGTTTCTTTGCTCAGTGATATTACTCAGCGTAAGAAAAACGCAGACAAAATATATTATCAAGCAAATTTTGATGCCTTAACCGGCTTGGCTAATCGTAATTTGTTTCTCGACCGTTTCAACCAAATGCTGGAACAGGCGAATCGAAATGGACAAAAAATAGCCCTGTTCTTTATTGATCTCGATGGTTTTAAAGGAATTAATGATAACCTAGGTCACGCAATTGGTGATTTGTTATTGCAACAGGTGGCGGAACGTTTATCACAGTCGGTGAGAAAATCTGATACGGTTACCCGGCTAGGTGGTGATGAGTTTGCCATTATCTTAACTGAAAATGATGACCTTGATGCGGTAGCTCGTATTGCTAGTAAAATTCAACACAGCATTGCTGAGCCATTTCAACTAAAACAACACCAGGCAATACTTTCCGCCAGCATAGGTATTACTATTTATCCCGAGCATGGCAATGAGCTCGATGAATTGCTGAACAAAGCGGATAGCGCGATGTATCGAGCGAAGCAAAATGGCCGTAATAATTATCAATTTTATCGTGATAGTGAAGAAATTCTTTAGTTATGCCTCAGTATAAAAATTAAACAGTTTGTCTTATACTAAGGTTATGGCAAATAATGCTTTACCAGCATGAGCTAAAGGAGCTTAGTATGGTTTCTTCAATCAGTGGTAATGGGCAACCTAATGTTGCAGAGGTATTAAAAGAACAGGCAAAAAATGTTGAGCAGCAGCGTCAGCAGGCTGAGCAAGAACGCATTCGTCAAGAACAGCTTCGTCAGCAACAGGCAGAGCAAACACAGCAATCTAATGATCCTCAGCGTGGCCAAAATGTCGATGTTCGCGCTTGAATTGAAATAGCCTCAGATAAGGGTAACAAGTAAACCAGCGCTAGATTTCACTTTTATTTATGCTGGTTGATTTGTTATGGTTTGATAACATCAATTTATCCGTTTAATTTTTATTGTCTCAGCAGCCACATATAACTCCCGATAATACTGTTCATATTCTTAATGGTGATGCTTTACGAGAGTGCTTTCCTCCGTCTTTATCAGGAGAAATTATCGTTGCCAGAGAATGTTTGGTCGATGGTGATGTGAAAGGTGACACGTTCGATCAGCTGATGACAAACAGAGCGGCTTTTATTGAACAGTACCCTGAATGTTCTAAAGAGCAATATTTGCAATCTACAGTGCCGGAATTTAAAAAGATTTTGGCACTAGCACCTGATCGGCAGGTGGTTTGCTGGTTTGAACAAGATTTATTTTGTCAGGTTAATTTCTGGTATGTCTGCTCGTTACTGATCGATAACCCGCAATTAATTGTTTATTTAGTGCGACCAAACAAGGGCAATGAATACAGTTTTGCGCATATGTCGACGCGGCAGTTAATCGTTGCTTTTGACAATAAACAGCAGCTGACCAAAGAGCAGCTGAAGTTATTTGCCGGGCTTTGGTTCGCCTATCAACAGCAAAACTGGCAACAGCTGGAATCGACCGCTGCTCAGCTTAGCAGCGATTTTTTATTTGTTAAGCCTGCCGTTGATGCTCAGCTCGCCCGTTTGCCTGATGCTAATGGCTTAGGTTTACCTGAGCGTGAATTATTAGCCATTATGCGCCGTCAACAGCATTTAACCTTTACAGCGGTTTTTCAGGAATTTTATCAATCGATGGCGTTATATAGTTTTGGTGATCTGCAAGTTAAGGCGATGTATGACCGCTTATTACCTTTAGTTTAGCGTCTGTATTTTGCTGTCGAGTAAATCTTGTGCAATCACTCAGATTAATCCCGCTGTTTAACTATTATCACTTGTTATCTTCACGCCTCGTTATATGATGAAAGCAGTGAATAATTTCGGTGATGGTATAAGGATAGTGATTAGATGAATAAATGCGCAGTAGCTCTTGTTTGTGGTGTGGCCGTTTCGATATTAAGTAATTCTCCCCGTGCTTATGCGACAAGTGATAGTCAGGATTTTCAGCAATGTCAGCATAGGATTAAAGAGCAGGCGGTTACTCAGGGCTTTTCTGATAACATTGTAGCGCTCACTGAGCAGTTAACACCCATTAAGCGAGTCTTAACCCTAGATAAAAAACAGCCGGAGTTTGCTGAAAGTTTTGCGCAATATGTTAATAAACGGGTTAGTCATTATCATGTCAATAAAGGTCGCGAACTGCTGAAGTCTCATAAAAAATTATTCAGTCAGTTGCAGGAAAAATATGGCATACCGCCACAATATCTCGTGTCATTTTGGGGATTAGAAACCGTGTTTGGCCGCCATAAGGGGAAGATGTCAGTATTAAATGCCTTAGCAACTCTTGCTTGTGATCAGCGTAGAAGTGAATATTTTACCGATGAATTATTCGATCTATTTCACTTGATTGACCAAGGTGTGGTTAGTACCGCTCAGCTTAAAGGTTCATGGGCTGGAGCTATGGGACATATGCAATTTATGCCATCGGCGTTAAGAAAATATGCTTTAGATGGTGATCAGGACGGTAAAGTTGACGTCTGGCAAAGTGAGCAAGATGCCTTAACCAGCGCTGCGAACTACCTGAATCAAATTGGCTGGCATAGCAATGAGCGTTGGGGTAGAGAAGTGTTGTTACCCGAAGATTTTGACTTTAGCGCGATTGAATTTGATCAGCGTTACCCATTAGCGACATTTGCTAAGATGGGAGTTACCAAATTAAATGGTCAAGCTTTACCTCAATACGATACTCAGGCGGAATTAGTGCTGCCGAATGGCCATCAGGGGCATGCGTTTTTGGTTTATCAAAATTTTGATGTCATTATGAATTGGAACTTGTCGAAAAACTATGCGCTCTCGGTCGGAATTTTGGCGGATAAACTGGTTGGCGGCCAAGGTGTTCGCAAACTCGCTAGTGCTAAACCGCTTGCTTATAGCCGAGTACAACTGGAGAGGTTGCAAGCTAAATTGAATGCATTAGGTTTTGACAGCGGCGAACCCGATGGTATCTGGGGGCCAAACAGCCGTAAAGCGATTCGAGCATTTCAAATCGAGCAACAATTAATTGCCGACGGTTTTCCTAATAAAGAAGTGTTTGAGCGCTTAGGTTTGTTACAAAGCTAGTATTTCTGTTGTTTAGCACGATAAAAAGCGCTTTAGCAGCTATTCTCGTTGAAAAACACTTGATATAATGCCGCGCAATTACATTTAGATTTTATATATTTTATAGAGGTTCTGTGGATGTCGGAAGTTGAAAACCGTCCTACTAATTTTATTCGCCAAATAATTGATGCTGATCTGGCAAGTGGGACACACACCAGTGTGCAGACGCGTTTTCCACCTGAGCCTAATGGTTACTTGCATATAGGCCATGCCAAATCGATTTGCTTAAATTTCGGTATTGCTAAAGATTATAATGGCTTATGTAATTTACGCTTTGATGATACTAACCCTGAAAAGGAAGATATTGATTACGTCAATTCCATTAAAGAAGATGTGCACTGGTTAGGTTTCCAATGGTCAGGTGATATTCATTATTCATCGGATTATTTCGACCGTTTGTATGGTTATGCGGTTGAATTAATTGAGAAAGGTTTAGCTTATGTTTGTTTCTTAAACGCAGAGCAAACCCGAGAATACCGCGGCACGTTAAAGCAGCCAGGTAAAAACAGCCCGTATCGTGATACCTCACCAGCAGAAAATTTAGCGTTATTTGAAAAAATGAAAAATGGCGAGTTTAAAGAAGGTGAGTGCGCGTTAAGAGCAAAAATCGATATGGCGTCGAGCTTTATGTGTATGCGCGATCCGGTGATTTATCGCATTAAGTTTGCTCATCATCATCAAACCGGTGATAAATGGTGCATTTATCCAATGTATGATTTTACTCACTGTATTTCTGATGCCATTGAAAATATTACTCACTCATTATGTACGTTGGAGTTTCAGGATAACCGCCGTTTATATGATTGGGTGATCGATAATATTTCGATTGAATCGCGCCCACGTCAATATGAGTTTTCTCGCTTAAATCTGGAATATACGGTAATGAGTAAACGTAAGTTAAACTCATTGGTAACCGAAAAGCTGGTTGATGGCTGGGACGACCCGCGGATGCCAACGATTGCAGCATTTCGTCGTCGCGGTTATACGCCAGGTTCACTGCGTGAATTTGCTAAGCGCATTGGTGTTACTAAGATGGATAACACCGTAGAAATGAGTGTCTTAGAAGCTTGTATTCGCGAAGACTTAAACGACAACGCACCACGTGCGATGGCGGTACTTAACCCAATTAAGCTCGTGATTGAAAATTATCCGCAAGATCAGGTTGAGCAATTGACAGTAAAAAACCATCCCAGTGATGAAAGTCAAGGTACACGTATCGTGCCATTTGCTAAAGAATTATATATTGAAGTGGAAGATTTTAGAGAAGAAGCGAATAAAAAATATAAGCGTTTAGTGCTTGGCAAAGCGGTACGTTTACGTGGTGCTTATGTAGTAACTGCAACAGGTTGTGATAAAGACGCTGACGGTAATATAACTACAGTTTATTGTCAGTACGATGATAAAACCTTAGGCAAAAATCCAGAAGATGGCACTAAGCCTAAAGGCGTTATCCATTGGGTCAGTGCCGAGCAAAGTTTAGATGCCACCGTGCGTTTGTACGACAGATTGTTTACCGTGCCTAACCCGGCAGCAGCAGAAGACTTTCATAGTGTGATTAATCCTGAATCTTTAGTGGTGATTGAAAACGCGAAAGTAGAACCTGCCTTAGCACAGGCTAAGCCTGAGCTTGCTTACCAATTTGAACGTCAGGGCTATTTTTGTTTAGATAACAAAGAAGCTACTGCTGACCATTTAGTGTTTAACCGTACCGTTGGTTTACGCGATACTTGGGCGAAAATTTCAGGCTAGCTAAGAGCTAACAGGTTAAGTCAATTTGTGAAAAAACGCGCCATTTAGCGCGTTTTTTTATGCCTTAAAATGACTTATGCAATATTTAATTCAATTGGTGTTGTTTATGTTATGACTAGAGGTGCAACCTTTAGTCGTGTAGTTTGGTATTATTGTCCTTATATAACTATGGCGATATTCTAACTAAAGAGACCGCATCGGAGTAAAAATGAGTGGATAACTGCCAATGGGGTGTGGCTGGTCAGTAAATGAGCTACCGTGATTTTATCCATGTTTTTACGACAAATTAATTTCTTTCATTTTTCACTGGCGATAGAATATAAAAACACTCACTACCAGTAACATCTATGCCTGAAAACTCTCCGGTTAATCAATATCAAGCTCTGGTTGCTGCCAATCAAATCAGCTTTGATAACTCACAACAGCAAGCGGTTGAATTACTTGAGCAGTTATACCTAAAGCTAGTGACTAAACAGTCATGGTTTAGTCACAAAAAAACACCGATAAAAGGCATTTATTTGTGGGGGAAAGTAGGACGTGGTAAAACATTTTTAATGGATGTTTTCGTTGCTAGCCTGCCTAACACAATGTGCAAGCGCCAACATTTTCATCATTTTATGCAGGACGTTCACGCTCAATTAAAAGCGTGCGCTGGCCGTGTTGAACCGTTAAAATATCTGGCGAAACAGTTTAGTCAACAGTATCAGGTTTTATGCTTTGACGAATTTTTCGTTGCTGATATTGGCGACGCCATGCTATTAGGAAACTTGTTGCAATACCTGTTTGAGCGCGGCGTAGTTGTGGTTAGCACCAGTAACTGCGCGCCCGATCAACTCTATCGTAATGGCCTGCAACGAGCGCGGTTTTTACCGGCAATAGCCGCCATTGAGCAACATACTGATGTTTTGCATTTAGATGGTAAGCAAGATCATCGCAAGCGCTCATTAACGTTTGAGCAAAATTACTTTGAACTACCTAACGAGAATGACCAGAGAGCAGCGTTGCATTTTAGCTTGCTTAAGTGTTTTGGTTTGGAGAGTGATCTCCCTAGCTTACATCATTCACCAGCACAATCTTCAACCGCAGCTTGTGAGACTAAAATGACTATTTTAGGACGGGAGCTCAATTGCATTACACAAATAAATGATGCGGCAAGGCGTGTTATTTGTTTTGATTTTTCCGAGCTATGTCAGGGCCCACGCAGTCATTTTGATTATGTTGAGTTAGCAAAAAAATTTCATACTATTTTATTATTCAATGTACCGGCAATGAGTGGTCAGGCTTATGAAAGGATCAAAGCGAGAGGTACTGAGGATAATGGCTCAAATATCAATATCTCTGCTGGCGAAACAGGGGAGCGAGAAGTGATGCTAGCACCTATGGATGATGCGGCCCGACGATTTATTGCCCTAATTGATGAATGTTACGACTCACATATAGAGCTGGTGATCACCGCAGATGTGCCTCAGAATAAGCTTTATAATAATGGCACTTTGTTGTTTGAATTTGAACGAACAAAAAGCCGGTTAATCGAAATGGCCTCGGTTGAATATCGTAATAAGACCAGAGCGCGAGAGGAAGTGTAAGCGTAAGCGTTAGTTATCCCTTGATTAGTCAAACTGTATAGTATCACCGATAGCGATTTTGTAGCTATTTGTTGGCAGATAATTACTTTAGGCTAAGTAAATTATCTTAATGAGTGAGTGGCTATGCTGAAACAATCTATCCCATTTATCTTTGTGCTGCTATGGAGTACCGGTTTTATCGGTACCAAGCTGGGTTTACCTTACGCATCTGCGGGTGATTTTTTAATATTAAGAACCTTAGCCAATATCGCGATTTTTGCCATTTTATTGCTGATATTAAAACAATCCAGATTAAACAAGTCTCAGATTTTCCATGCCATGGTCACTGGGTTATTAATCCATGGTGCTTATTTGGGTGGAGTATATAGTGCTATAGCTTATGGTGTACCAGCTGGTTTAGCGGCGATTATTGTCGGATTACAGCCTTTATTGACCAGTGTTTTGGCGATAGTGGTATTTAATACTCAGCTTGCGCGTATTCAATGGCTAGCCTTATTTATCGGTTTAGTTGGCTTAGTGTTAGTGGTAGCCAGTGGTCTACAGTTAGCAGATGCCTCGTTTTGGGCACTCGCTTTCGCTTTTATTGCGTTATTTGGCATTACCTTAGGGACCTTATATCAAAAACGCTTTTGTCAGCAACAGGCAATGTTACCTTCAGTTTGCTGGCAGTATATTGCAAGTTTACTGGTGTTTGCCCCTATGGCGTTATTCGATGGTGGCCGGCAAGTTCAGTGGAGTGGTGAATTTATTTTTAGTCTTATCTGGCTAGTCTTAGTGCTGTCTGTCGCTGCGATCTTGCTGCTGATGTATATGGTCAAGCAGGGGGATACTGCTAAGGTTAGCGCTTATTTTTATTTAGTGCCGCCAGCAACCACGATTGAAGCCTGGTTATTGTTTAACGAACAGCTATCGCTAACAAGTTTTTTCGGCATGATACTGTGTGCGTTAAGTGTTTATTTTGTTATTCATCCTAAATTTGCTAAAGCGGTATTAGATACCCGAGATGAGGTTAGTCAGTCATCGGCAACGTAGTGAAGTTATGAGAAATAAAAAAGGGGCATTTGTTGTGCCCCATTTCTTTATTGCTATTAGTATAGCTGTTAATTAAGCTTAGTAGCCGCTTTCATTTGGCTCACAAATTTACCAAGCTGACTGAACATTTCTGCTTCATTGTTCAGGTTTTGTTCAATGATGTTAACCACTGCAGAACCACTGATTGCGCCCTGCGCGCCGCTAGCTAATGCCGCTTTAACCTGACTCGGTGCTGAAATTCCAAACCCTATGACCGCCGGAGCCGCATTATGCGAGTTAAGCTGTGCGATTAAATGCTCGGTCGATAAGCCTGCTCCAGCATTTTCCTTAGCCGGATCATCAGCGCCGGTGACGCCTGCACGGCTTAACACATAAGTATAACCCTGACTATATTGCGAAATTTTGGTCAGAGTGTCTGTGCTAGCATTAGGGGGGGCAATAAAAATAGGTGCGATATTCGCATCTTTTGCCGCTTGCCTGAAACGTTCACTTTCCCGGATTGGCAAGTCTGCAATCAGTACAGAATCTACCCCGGCATCACTGATATCTTGATAAAACTTTGTAATACCGCGGGCAAATACCAAGTTACCGTATAGGAGCAAGCCAATCGGAATATCCGGTGCGTATGCTCGTACTTGTGCTAAGATCTCAATACAGGTGTCGGTGTTAGTACCAGAGGCAAGCGCACGTTTACCGGCATTTTGTATTGTCACTCCGTCGGCACTTGGGTCAGAAAATGGAATGCCGAGCTCTAAGGCATCAGCGCCGTTATCAATTAAGGTTTTAATTATCTTAAAAGAAAGCGCTGCATTTGGATCGCCAATGGTTACAAACGGAATAAACGCGCCCTGATTGTTTTCAGCTAAGCGGGCAAAGCAAGCTTGATAGCGCTGACCTGGATTGGTAATAGATGTCATTAATCTTGCCCCTCATTATCAGTAGTTTGTTCTGGGTGTAATACAGTGTGAACATGAGCGAGATCTTTATCACCACGCCCGGATAAGTTGACTAGAAAGATGGTTTCTTCACTCACGTCTTTTGCCATTTTTAGTGCTTGTGCCAGCGCATGTGAGGATTCCAATGCCGGAATAATACCTTCGCAGCGCGCTAATGTCTGAAAAGCTTCTAATGCTTCATCGTCATTAATTGGTAGGTATTGCGCCCGCCCGGTTTCCTTTAAATAGGCGTGCTGTGGGCCAACCGCAGGATAGTCTAATCCGGCAGAGACCGAGTAAGACTCCTGAATTTGCCCATAACTGTCTTGCATAATATAGGTGTAGTTACCGTGGAGCATGCCTTTAGTCCCAGCAGCGAGTGTTGCACCATGTTGATGAGTCTCTATGCCTTTACCGCCAGCTTCGACGCCGATCAGTTTAACGTTTTCTTCTTGGATAAAATCATTAAACATACCAATGGCATTCGAGCCGCCACCGACACAGGCAATAACATAATCCGGTAATCGCCCCTCTTGTTCCAGTAACTGCTGTTTCGCTTCTTCGCCGATCATTTTTTGAAAATCACGGACAATCGTTGGGAATGGATGAGGGCCAGCGGCGGTACCTAATAAATAATGAGCATTGTCATAATTGGCTGACCAGTCGCGTAGCGCCTCATTGACGGCATCTTTTAAGGTGCCGGCACCGGCACTGACCGGAATAACTTCAGCGCCCATTAGTTTCATCCGAAAAACATTTGGTTGCTGGCGAGCACAATCCACTGCTCCCATGTAAACCCGGCATTTTAAGCCAAGGAGAGAACAGGCAATAGCGGTAGCAACACCGTGTTGACCGGCACCAGTTTCAGCAATAATTTCGCTTTTTCCCATACGTTTTGCCAGTAAGGCCTGACCTAGTACCTGATTGGTTTTATGGGCACCACCATGTAATAGATCTTCCCGTTTTAAGTAAATTTTTGCCAACGGATTATTGGTTAGATTCCGGGTTAAGGTCAGTGGTGTCGGACGGCCGGCATAATGAGTTAATAAGTTATTAAACTCGGATAGAAAGCTCTGATCTTGCTGAGAGTCAATATAGGCCTGCTCTAGTTGTTCAAGCGCAGGTACCAGTAATTCACCGACATACATGCCGCCGAATTCGCCGAAATAGGCGGGTAAGCTAGTGTTATTTTCTGTCGTCATGTTAATAATTCCGAATTTTGTTAAATACTTGCGTGAGTTTATCCGGGCTTTTGACCCCAGGGCGCTGTTCAACGCCCGAGTTTAAATCTAAACCGAATAAATCATGATTGGTTAGTTGATTAAGCGCACTGTCGATATTTTCCGCGCCTAAGCCGCCGGCTAAAAAGCAGGATGATAAATCTTGTTCACTCGCCGCCAGTGCATGCCAATTAAAGGCCTGACCACTACCTGCATGCTTGCCATCGAGCACATAATGCTCGCTATTGGCTGTTAAGGTGGGAAGATGATCTTCCACTGCAACGGCTTGCCATAGCTGGCAACCATCAGGTAGCTGCAGCGTTAGGGCATCGATATATGCTGGTGTTTCATTGCCATGTAGCTGCACTGCATAAAGTCCTAATTGTTGCGCAAGTTCGACAATTTCTTGCGGCGAATGATTAACAAAGACACCGACATAATGAAGTGATGGCGCTTGTTTTAATATAGAGAGCGCCTGCGCTTTATTGACAAAACGGGGGGATTTTTCCGCAAATATCAGCCCGCCAAATTGTGCGCCAGCGTCAATCGCGGCTTGCGCGTATTCTGGTGCGGTTAAGCCACAGACCTTATTATTGCCATAAATCAATGCGCGACAGGCTAGATCGATATCTGTTTGTGCCATGATCGAACTGCCGACTAAAAAGCCATCTACCGCAGGTGCCAGTTCGCGGATTTGTTGATTGGTATAGATACCTGACTCTGAAATGATAATGCGATCATCAGGGATTGTTGGCGCTAAATCAAAAGTCCGGCTGATATCTGTGCTTAAATCCCGTAAGTTTCGATTGTTAATACCAATAAGCTTAGCGCCAAGTTTAACTGCTCGTTCAGCTTCTTCTTCATTTGATACTTCGGTTAGGACCGCTAAGTTATACTGCTCGGCAACTTGTGCTAATGCTTGATATGCTGGGTCATCAAGTACGCTTAACATTAATAAGATAGCATCTGCACCATAATAACGGGCGAGGTAGACCTGATAGCTATCGATAAAAAAATCTTTATTGAGTACCGGGCAAGTAACGGTATCAGTAACCGTTTTCAGGTAGTCGAAATTGCCCTGAAAATATTTTTCATCCGTTAATACTGAGATCGCAGCGGCATATTTATCATAGATCTGACAAATTGCTTTGGGATCAAAATCTTCGCGAATCAAGCCTTTAGAAGGGGAGGCTTTTTTACATTCGAGAATAAAACCTGCGTGTGGCTGCCCTTGCTTGCGATCTAATGCAGCATACATGTCTTTAGTTGATGGTATTAGCTGATCAATAAAACTGGCTAACGGCATTTTTTCTTTTAATGCTGCAACTTCCAGTCGCTTGTCGGCGACAATTTTAGTTAACACGTTTTGTTCTTTTAAGTTTTCTCTTTGCACAGCGGCCATATTAGTTAGCTCCTGCCGTTACTGAATTATTGGATATTTTCACCATCTGCTGCAAAGTCGTTAAGGCCTGACCTGAGGCTAATACTTCAGTGGCTATTTGCGCAGCTGTCTTTAAATTATCAGCCTTATTATGCAGATAGAGTAGTGCGGCACAGTTAATGATCACAGCATTGTTATGGGCTGGCGCGCCATTGCCGGTTAAAATACTGTGGATTATTTCGGCGTTTTCTTGTGGTGTGCCACCTTTGATGTCTGCTAAGGTGTAACGTTTTAGGCCAAAGTCTTCCGGTGAGATCACTTTTTGCGTCAATTCACCGTGGTTAATTTCGATTACCTGCGTTTCACCGTGTAAGGCAATTTCATCCAAACCACTACCATGAACGACCCAGCCACGTTTAACCCCTGTGAGCACTAAACTTTTTGCCATTACCGGAATAAGTGTTGGGATATAAACGCCAAGTAACATCACCTCTGGTGCTGCCGGGTTAACTAATGGCCCGAGGATATTAAATAAGGTTCTAATACCCATGGCTTTTCTTACTGGCCCGGCGTATTTAAATCCAGGATGATAAGCGGGCGCGTATAAAAAGCATAAATTTGTTTGTGCCA of Thalassotalea insulae contains these proteins:
- a CDS encoding sensor domain-containing diguanylate cyclase is translated as MAILSLAWKSGLFFSKKGFVVNARKYLFLVLLLPSFVSFSSNHSSDFLSVFQRHSAIMLMIAPDSGHIVYANEAASAFYGYPVNKLTTLTIQDINMLTPEQVAVERENAERENRRYFIFRHQIASGDIKTVKVYSIPIQLAGKSLLYSVIQDISLQRQLSQELWHYQASLEQAVDLQTAKTKNKTSLINMLLAIGMALMLVTSGILFYLLKRKNLIEEKSHQLSQIVEQSPVAIATTDLSGHIDYVNQKFIRDCGYSKEELIGSQPSLLTDDSLDARVYHQVVASVARGKTWIGELYTKSKNGEKFWERVHLYPIKNVQGSIVNYVAIKENITELKEDEKQLRLASTVFQTATEGVMISDADNIIVAVNDAFTQITGFSQQEVLGKKPSILSSGHHDDAFYQQMQQTLDAKDSWQGEICNRRKDGEIYYEWLSITAIRDERGELEAYVSLLSDITQRKKNADKIYYQANFDALTGLANRNLFLDRFNQMLEQANRNGQKIALFFIDLDGFKGINDNLGHAIGDLLLQQVAERLSQSVRKSDTVTRLGGDEFAIILTENDDLDAVARIASKIQHSIAEPFQLKQHQAILSASIGITIYPEHGNELDELLNKADSAMYRAKQNGRNNYQFYRDSEEIL
- a CDS encoding DUF1835 domain-containing protein; its protein translation is MSQQPHITPDNTVHILNGDALRECFPPSLSGEIIVARECLVDGDVKGDTFDQLMTNRAAFIEQYPECSKEQYLQSTVPEFKKILALAPDRQVVCWFEQDLFCQVNFWYVCSLLIDNPQLIVYLVRPNKGNEYSFAHMSTRQLIVAFDNKQQLTKEQLKLFAGLWFAYQQQNWQQLESTAAQLSSDFLFVKPAVDAQLARLPDANGLGLPERELLAIMRRQQHLTFTAVFQEFYQSMALYSFGDLQVKAMYDRLLPLV
- a CDS encoding lytic murein transglycosylase, with translation MNKCAVALVCGVAVSILSNSPRAYATSDSQDFQQCQHRIKEQAVTQGFSDNIVALTEQLTPIKRVLTLDKKQPEFAESFAQYVNKRVSHYHVNKGRELLKSHKKLFSQLQEKYGIPPQYLVSFWGLETVFGRHKGKMSVLNALATLACDQRRSEYFTDELFDLFHLIDQGVVSTAQLKGSWAGAMGHMQFMPSALRKYALDGDQDGKVDVWQSEQDALTSAANYLNQIGWHSNERWGREVLLPEDFDFSAIEFDQRYPLATFAKMGVTKLNGQALPQYDTQAELVLPNGHQGHAFLVYQNFDVIMNWNLSKNYALSVGILADKLVGGQGVRKLASAKPLAYSRVQLERLQAKLNALGFDSGEPDGIWGPNSRKAIRAFQIEQQLIADGFPNKEVFERLGLLQS
- the glnS gene encoding glutamine--tRNA ligase; this translates as MSEVENRPTNFIRQIIDADLASGTHTSVQTRFPPEPNGYLHIGHAKSICLNFGIAKDYNGLCNLRFDDTNPEKEDIDYVNSIKEDVHWLGFQWSGDIHYSSDYFDRLYGYAVELIEKGLAYVCFLNAEQTREYRGTLKQPGKNSPYRDTSPAENLALFEKMKNGEFKEGECALRAKIDMASSFMCMRDPVIYRIKFAHHHQTGDKWCIYPMYDFTHCISDAIENITHSLCTLEFQDNRRLYDWVIDNISIESRPRQYEFSRLNLEYTVMSKRKLNSLVTEKLVDGWDDPRMPTIAAFRRRGYTPGSLREFAKRIGVTKMDNTVEMSVLEACIREDLNDNAPRAMAVLNPIKLVIENYPQDQVEQLTVKNHPSDESQGTRIVPFAKELYIEVEDFREEANKKYKRLVLGKAVRLRGAYVVTATGCDKDADGNITTVYCQYDDKTLGKNPEDGTKPKGVIHWVSAEQSLDATVRLYDRLFTVPNPAAAEDFHSVINPESLVVIENAKVEPALAQAKPELAYQFERQGYFCLDNKEATADHLVFNRTVGLRDTWAKISG
- the zapE gene encoding cell division protein ZapE — translated: MPENSPVNQYQALVAANQISFDNSQQQAVELLEQLYLKLVTKQSWFSHKKTPIKGIYLWGKVGRGKTFLMDVFVASLPNTMCKRQHFHHFMQDVHAQLKACAGRVEPLKYLAKQFSQQYQVLCFDEFFVADIGDAMLLGNLLQYLFERGVVVVSTSNCAPDQLYRNGLQRARFLPAIAAIEQHTDVLHLDGKQDHRKRSLTFEQNYFELPNENDQRAALHFSLLKCFGLESDLPSLHHSPAQSSTAACETKMTILGRELNCITQINDAARRVICFDFSELCQGPRSHFDYVELAKKFHTILLFNVPAMSGQAYERIKARGTEDNGSNINISAGETGEREVMLAPMDDAARRFIALIDECYDSHIELVITADVPQNKLYNNGTLLFEFERTKSRLIEMASVEYRNKTRAREEV
- a CDS encoding DMT family transporter is translated as MLKQSIPFIFVLLWSTGFIGTKLGLPYASAGDFLILRTLANIAIFAILLLILKQSRLNKSQIFHAMVTGLLIHGAYLGGVYSAIAYGVPAGLAAIIVGLQPLLTSVLAIVVFNTQLARIQWLALFIGLVGLVLVVASGLQLADASFWALAFAFIALFGITLGTLYQKRFCQQQAMLPSVCWQYIASLLVFAPMALFDGGRQVQWSGEFIFSLIWLVLVLSVAAILLLMYMVKQGDTAKVSAYFYLVPPATTIEAWLLFNEQLSLTSFFGMILCALSVYFVIHPKFAKAVLDTRDEVSQSSAT
- the trpA gene encoding tryptophan synthase subunit alpha; its protein translation is MTSITNPGQRYQACFARLAENNQGAFIPFVTIGDPNAALSFKIIKTLIDNGADALELGIPFSDPSADGVTIQNAGKRALASGTNTDTCIEILAQVRAYAPDIPIGLLLYGNLVFARGITKFYQDISDAGVDSVLIADLPIRESERFRQAAKDANIAPIFIAPPNASTDTLTKISQYSQGYTYVLSRAGVTGADDPAKENAGAGLSTEHLIAQLNSHNAAPAVIGFGISAPSQVKAALASGAQGAISGSAVVNIIEQNLNNEAEMFSQLGKFVSQMKAATKLN